The Populus trichocarpa isolate Nisqually-1 chromosome 2, P.trichocarpa_v4.1, whole genome shotgun sequence genome has a window encoding:
- the LOC18096180 gene encoding uncharacterized protein LOC18096180 has protein sequence MASQHGSTSNNTPSTTQSSEPSISISTSSGIRGKTDLAWGHCRKAPELSVGCKKTKLVCLYCAKVFAGGGINRFKQHLAGTKGEVEQCRKCPPDVRHQMLLNLQGNVEKKRRAREMEADFNPYSSKQREHEERMIRQLEDDCKGDDDDNDDDVVEVDGKKLMLPPKVANKGKSKITGAVKQSSVRYGKQKENITLGAYFIPRTTHGAQKSLQSCWKNKEAVERCDLAIAKWMIDACVPFNVANFVYYQHAIDGITAMGPGYKGPNFHALRGYYLAKAVDEVKIFVESYRETWKKTGCTLMADGWTDQKRRTLINFLVYCPKGTVFLKTVDASEASKTAVLLHKLFREVVLFVGPENIVHMVTDNASNYVAACKLLVEEFPSIFWSPCAAHCINLILQDVGKLQSVCSVVNHASSITKYIYNHCYPLYLMRKFTGGKEILRPAPTRFATNFITLQSILVHKDNLRAMVTSREWVSSAYAKDNKGKRFVDNVLNSMFWEECTSIVLMTEPLVRVLRIVDSDDRPAMGYLYEAIHSAKEEMLRRFQKKRTKVQPFIDIINNRWDGQLYRKLYAAGFWLNPRFQYDVNLMDRYINTISGLLDVVEKYANGNAILLSKLTSEMKLFRNAEHDFGRVSAKNDRTLLPPDEWWVLYGTCAPNLQKLAIRVLSQTCSSSGCERNWSIFEHIHSKKRNRLEHHRLNDLVYVHYNLRLKQKNYWKGRNYDPINFEAFSDTENWIVEDDPSSLTTEEVEIFRRDLSNMTIQDTLNEDLININEIEDDCDDEDTQEHDDVSIDINEVGSIPLVFDSNFAPMDTEEVNAYIQPK, from the exons ATGGCTTCTCAACATGGTAGCACTTCAAATAACACTCCTTCAACTACTCAATCATCTGAACCTTCAATTTCTATATCAACATCAAGTGGTATAAGAGGAAAAACAGATTTAGCATGGGGTCATTGCAGAAAAGCTCCTGAACTTAGTGTGGGATGTAAGAAAACCAAATTAGTATGCTTATATTGTGCCAAAGTTTTTGCGGGTGGAGGTATTAATCGATTCAAGCAACATTTAGCTGGAACTAAAGGAGAAGTGGAACAATGCCGCAAATGTCCTCCGGATGTTCGTCATCAAATGCTTCTGAATCTTCAGGGGaatgttgaaaagaaaaggagagctaGAGAAATGGAAGCAGATTTCAATCCGTATAGCTCTAAACAAAGAGAGCATGAGGAGAGGATGATTAGACAATTAGAGGATGATTGTAAAggcgatgatgatgataatgacgATGATGTTGTTGAAGTTGATGGTAAGAAGCTAATGTTACCACCGAAGGTTGCCAATAAAGGAAAGAGTAAAATCACTGGTGCTGTTAAACAATCGTCTGTAAGATAtggaaaacagaaagaaaatataacattAGGGGCATATTTTATTCCAAGAACAACTCATGGTGCTCAAAAGTCTCtccaaagttgttggaaaaacaaagaagctgTCGAACGATGTGATCTTGCTATAGCAAAATGGATGATTGATGCATGTGTACCATTCAATGTTGCAAACTTTGTTTACTATCAACATGCTATAGATGGTATAACAGCCATGGGTCCTGGTTATAAAGGACcaaatttccatgctcttcGTGGTTATTACCTAGCAAAGGCGGTTGATGAAGTGAAGATTTTTGTTGAGAGTTATCGAGAAACTTGGAAGAAGACCGGTTGTACATTAATggctgatggatggacagaTCAAAAGAGGAgaactttaattaatttcttagtaTATTGCCCTAAAggaactgtttttttaaaaacagtaGATGCATCAGAGGCCTCAAAGACTGCTGTGTTGTTGCATAAATTATTTAGAGaggttgttttatttgttgggccTGAAAATATTGTGCATATGGTGACTGATAATGCTTCTAATTATGTTGCTGCTTGCAAGTTGTTGGTGGAagaatttccttcaatattttggtcTCCATGTGCTGCTCATTGCATCAACCTCATACTCCAAGATGTTGGTAAGCTACAGTCAGTTTGTTCTGTTGTTAATCATGCTTCTAGTATTACAAAGTATATTTATAATCATTGTTATCCACTATATTTGATGAGGAAGTTCACTGGAGGGAAAGAAATACTTCGACCTGCTCCTACTCGCTTTGCTACTAATTTCATAactttgcaaagcattttagtACACAAAGATAATTTGAGAGCTATGGTGACATCTAGAGAATGGGTCTCCTCTGCTTATGCTAAAGATAACAAAGGAAAAAGGTTTGTTGATAATGTATTGAactctatgttttgggaagaatgtACATCAATTGTACTAATGACCGAACCATTGGTTCGAGTTCTACGAATTGTTGATAGTGATGATAGACCTGCTATGGGATATTTATATGAGGCTATCCATTCTGCAAAGGAAGAAATGTTGAggagatttcaaaagaaaagaactaaGGTGCAACCTTTCATAGACATCATTAACAATAGATGGGATGGACAATTGTATAGGAAGCTTTATGCAGCGGGATTTTGGTTGAATCCTCGATTTCAGTATGATGTCAATCTAATGGATAGATATATAAACACCATTTCCGGACTTCTAGATGTTGTTGAGAAGTATGCAAATGGAAATGCAATTCTACTAAGCAAGCTTACAAGTGAAATGAAGTTGTTTAGAAATGCAGAACATGACTTTGGTAGAGTGTCTGCGAAAAATGATCGCACCCTTTTACCTCCAG ATGAATGGTGGGTGTTGTATGGAACTTGTGCTCCAAATCTCCAAAAGCTAGCTATACGAGTTTTAAGTCAAACTTGTAGTTCTTCAGGATGCGAGAGGAATTGGAGTATTTTTGAGCATATCCACTCTAAGAAGAGAAATCGATTGGAGCATCACAGACTTAATGACCTAGTTTATGTCCACTATAATCTGAGATTAaaacaaaa AAATTATTGGAAAGGACGGaattatgatccaattaatTTTGAGGCATTTTCTGACACTGAAAATTGGATAGTAGAAGATGATCCATCATCTTTAACAACTGAAGAAGTAGAGATCTTTCGTCGTGATTTATCAAACATGACTATTCAAGATACTTTAAATGAAG atttgataaatataaatgagatTGAAGATGACTGTGATGATGAAGATACACAAGAGCATGATGATGTTTCAATAGACATTAATGAGGTTGGCTCAATTCCATTGgtatttgattcaaattttgctCCTATGGACACTGAAGAAGTCAATGCCTATATTCAACCAAAGTAA